The Anomalospiza imberbis isolate Cuckoo-Finch-1a 21T00152 unplaced genomic scaffold, ASM3175350v1 scaffold_47, whole genome shotgun sequence sequence gtaagctcccttaaaatttcctccatgcaaaggtatctctcagaaaaaaacctgtgaactctggctggccttggcctccagtggtcacctctcatctgcccctggAACAGaggggctctgttccttccttcctatggatagaaaacagccttcttgccaaagaccatggcaaaaattagaatttggcctcccaaattgTGTATATCCAAGGATCGCTCCCAGACTAtagtagccaggacagacaggtcaggctggccctGTCCTCTGGTGTTCTTCTTAGattatgagctgaatgttttcatttgaaaacaccttGGAGAGGGCCCGGAGATCTCTcaaggtggggttttggggcctcaggcacatgaccactacatacagacaaaggagctctgtgctctgtgctgttgtggtggttttgcatcacggaagtgatgtcctgagagaagctgctagcagtttccttggtgtctgacaaaaaaccaatcagtaattagcgttgagagctgacaatctgttaaatcactaaggaaactgcacacgcctctgtgaagacacaagttaaagatggagaagcctggctgggtctgtttcccttctggccagcaaagaggtgaccaggccggcccagccccgtctcagccaggccaggccgggcggctcctgccgtggggccgggccccttcccagggagccgccaggccccatcggctgccgggcagggcaggggaggccgcggggccgaggccgggccgggccgtggctgcggttgctgacatctggccgctaccgagccctgccccgccgccagcccgggcccagccaggatccgccgggccccaggagcagccccgggctgggccggctcggccaaggttctgccgcccttggggttcgcccgcaaccagcgggcagggggaggagaagccatgggccccggccgtgctgctgctgtgctctggcctggctgctgagatcctggccctgccccagcgcggcccagcctgacacagccccagcgcagccgctgcagaaacctccatggtaaaacagctccggccgcaagtaccgagcccggccggggtcacggaaccatctgcaggccccggctgagatattgactcttccagtgcttccatcctccctcgagtgagagaaaaggacaaagtgcaggcacacagaggggcaacatgaagacaccgaggtcagtgaagaggatgttgagtcccagatgggagggatgaggagatgccttgatcttggggctgaaatcctctggtaaagctatggagaaggatgtaataaatacatcagactctctttttccctattaCACATTGAAAAGAATTGGGAGATGACTTGTTCAGtaaaggcctccatgctaatgtaaggaaatgttgaagtagctgtgatcccatgagaagtttgaacaatgaaagacagcagagtgatgagaaccTATGCCCTCCGGGAGAGAAGAAGACgacctctgtttccagagatgaagatggtttcagaaatagatgaagagaacctttgctcttaaacagctcatctgtaaACTAATACCCCGTAAGTTgacatggcccataaacacagctgtgggaaaagctgtgaaaaaatgggagggacttcatGATTCCAGATTTTTCCTGGCAGCTGCTATTCGTGGAACTAAAAAGCCATGAGacaactgttttcttgtggagaagtcttcataacatttacaagaggagcttctctccctaagtgaagaaagactattctagatgGTGGTAAACGGACTGAAATTTTAGGTTTATTCTCTCTTcattgtcaggttgtatggagagaggaagtgttctgaaagttttgttctgattcttattactctttattttagttactgttaataaactttgctttatacccttttaaagttttgagcccactttgcctttctcctaatcctatctcagagcaggaaatgagtaaatatattctagtgagtgccctgGTAATTAGCCACTCTCAAATTGGTGAACCAAAACCAATACAGAAacttcctgatgaactgcctcagacaagagCGAAATTAAGGCACAGTCATGTTTTTTTCAAGATTTGTTTGATTctcatgagccccgtggtgcgTTTAAAGCTGAGCCCTTGAACCTCAGGGCccgagaggagattgcacaaacctttccatgagtcaaagtcagaggaaaaaccccaaagtgtctcaaagcataaatgggacccactgaggtccatccccaacacaggctcctaatggactccttggaggagagaattggaggccaggattgcacaaaaacctctcagagactcaaaatggcacaaaaccCTCTGAGTATGgaaaggacaatccaaagtaccttacaaaagttgagtatctcaaagcatcaatgagccccactgagtgtcagtgcaaagctctcaagggactcgttaaagcagataattggggccatgattgcacaaacctctcacagagtctggatcaaaagggaaacaccaagtaccttaaaagaactgaagcaccttgaagcattcatgagccccactgagtgttgttcctgacaaagcctctccagggactaattacagcagataattggggccataattgcacaaagctctcagagactccaaggcaaaagccaaagccaaagtgctttgaaaaacctgcagtccctgggagcatgaaggagcccccagggccattcctgagcaaggctccccagggactccttccagcagatccttgaggccactgggatgtgggctagggggggatgctgagggcaggacaagggggtgacagtgcccagcctggctggggctgtgccaggaggccccagtgcctcaggacaaggtgtctcctgacagcccttggtggcacagaccctgctgtgccccagggcaccaggacttggcttctctttgtccccacctgtcatcagtgcctccagttctctgctctgcctggggcctggggacactttctcagtcgtgtccctcagtgggacccattaaaagtcaaagaaactttggagttgcATTCtggcttggagctctggagaggtttctgcagctccctctcagggcctgatgttcagggcctgagcacaaagccccagagggtcattaaagtccttgtgctgtgtctgtgctgctgagctgggccgggctcctggcccagagggtgatcctggtaaccaaggagagcttcaaaagcacatttctctggatgagcagctcttctgccagcccagcagggctggggcactgcctgcagccagcccgggcacagcacagaggcacagagagcttccatcagtcagggctgggaaggtgctgagaagtgcctggggcagaatccctggcagcccttggcacaggaacctctggctgcaggacaatgcagctgcagctcctggagtgatctcctacagctggaacatcccaatgcccacagaccctgtgagtacgactctgagtatttctggtgcaggggaggtgaaatgctcatgaagctctgacatgctgaggggttctgacTGGTCATAGAATATTTCCAAGACAATGCTTTTGGTAAAAATTAGGACATTTGCTATGAATTTATATTGAGTTTTCTACAActggagaatggcagggagggagggataaATAATAAAGGttgattatgaattttgacaagCACCTGAGACATCCAAACTGTTACTTTTAGGGATCAATAGGTGCACAGGTGTTCGCTAATGTGCTTTCAGCCAcactgcccatggacagcaccagcatcacctctgctggagccatcaggctcagtctgagctgtcctttctccaagctgcaaacagaacctgcccccagccagtgccctgcaaacaggcagggttctgtcaggccaaggagagtgcacagagatttggggtctgtgagtgctggcagggagagatgaagcacagagaaacacctgcaggaggaaaatccccaggaagcagagagaagatcagggaaggagagaaagcaaaacccagaaatgctgtggcagggagagtttagagatgtccagaggatcccctccagtgcagcccctccctctgaacaagccccctccctcctgtcccccagccaagcctctgccctcagggctggggctccaaggcgtgcagcccctcctgtgcaggcagagctgcagcagagccgtggggcagctctgcagccccgggcccagttcactctgcagagcacagggctgggagcagctgcccggcactgggggctctgggagggggcacagctggctcagggtgacacagctgtccccagtgcccggctctgggcaatgctgtcagtgcagccagggaaggagctgcatctccctgcatccagtgccatcagaaggacacttggaagtctccctgagatttcggtccaagctgggagcttcaATCCAGGATGCAAACCTATACCAGAGCATCTCTCAGttataagattgatggggaaaggcagaggtgttctgacactgCAAATGCTGTTCActtggtgaaatgagcaacgtgagtccttggctacaaacacggagctgggctgtggtggatccatctgtctcagtagcaccacagtgtttttaaaagaaacatgagagTGAATatccttcatttgaaaaagcaaaagcccagagaaactccaaagagaatgaagtgacAGACCATCTCCACTCAGTTTCCACTCATAATCTCCCCTCAGGGAACTCTGTTCTACCAGAGGGATGCAGGAATATTGAGtgtttctgatatccaagaatagcaggagagacatggggggagcttaaaatgaaaacctgtAAACTCTTAAACAGAGAAATGCGTCCATGTGTGTTCAGGGAGAGGGTGTACGGGtaatggctttggttttggttacaggtatctcctctaactcttctctgtcctttctgcctgaacagttccccatgtgcagccacagccaatgtccaacagcagctccatcagccacttcctcctgctggcactgacagacacgcggcagctgcagctcctgcacttctgcctcttcctgggcatctccctggctgccctcctgggcaacggcctcatcatcagcgccgtagcctgcggccaccacctgcacacgcccatgttcttcttcctgctcaacctggccctcagcgacctgggctccatctgcaccactgtccccaaagccatgcacaattccctctgggacaccagcaccatctcctacacaggatgtgctgcacaggtttttctgattttcttcttccttggagcagagctttccctcctgaccatcatgtgctacgaccgctacgtgtccatctgcaaacccctgcactacgggaccctcctgggcagcagagcttgtgcccacatggcagcagctgcctgggccagtgcctttctcaatgctctgctgcacacggccaatacattttccctgcccctgtgccatggcaatgccctgggccagttcttctgtgaaatcccacagatcctcaagctctcctgctccaaatcctacctcagggaacttgggctcattgctgttagtgcctgtttaggacttggctgttttgtgttcattgttttctcctatgtgcagatcttcagggccgtgctgaggatcccctctgagcagggacggcacaaagccttttccacctgcctccctcacctggccgtggtctccttgttcctcagcactgcagtgtttgccTACCTGAAGCCCTCCTCCCTCTCGTCCCCATCTCTGGATCTGGCCCTATCAGTTCTGTACTTGGTGCTGCCTCCatccctgaaccccctcatctacagcctgaggaaccaggagctcaaggctgcagtgtggagactaatgactggatggtttcagggacattaaactgctggtCAGTTTCTGTAAATCACTTCTAacaaaagtcatctttgatacttcttgttggtttcattttggaggttctttttctttgttttactctTTCAATATCGTCCAGaaataaatgtcattgtttgtgccactgctgtccatcagtccctgcaggtccctttctgcctggctgctgtccagccactctgtcccctgcctgtagcgctgcaggggttgttgtggccaaagttCAGGACCCGGCACTCGGTgttgttaaacctcaccttgttggatttgggccctggatccagcctgtccaggtccctgtgcagagccctccagcTGATCCGCACTCCCAGCCAACgtggtgtcaccacggttccatgaggccccagagtgacccaatggtctccatgattccatgaggcctcccagtgtcacaatgtccctttggttccatgggaCCCCTTGGTGTCACCAAGTCCCTTGGGTCCttgggccccacagtgtcacaaagACACCATGGTCCCccaaggccctgcagtgtcacaatggcctcttggtccccaaggccctgcagtgtcacaatggaatccttggttccatgaggtctggcagggcagcaatgctctcctttgtacaacagtgtcacaatggcctcttggtCCCAAGGGCCACCACGGTGTCAGACATGTTTCCTTCATTCCATGagtccctgaggagcagcactggccccttggttccatgggaccctgcagtgtcacactggccccaTCATGACTCGAGGTCCTGCTCTGTCACAGAGCTCTGCATGGTTCCACAAGGCCCTGCAGGGTCactgtggcctcttggttccatgaggcctcaGAGAGCCACAATGAATTCTTTGgtgctgctgtgtcacaatggagtcctgGTGACACAAGatcctgcagtgtcaccagggacccttggttccatgggccaCCACAGTGTCACAATTGTTCCCTCAGTTCCCAGAGTCCTTGCAATGGAGCAATGGCCCCTTGATTCCATtgtccccaggctctcccaagggtctccttggttccgcagtgtcacaatggccccttgcttccccagggccctgcagtgtcacaagcATCAGAGAATCaaccaggctggaaaagacctgggagagcatcaagtccaacctgggACCCAACACCGCCTTGTCacccagaccatggcactgagtgccacatccagtttttcctgaaacacttccagggacggtgacacaaccacctccctgggcagcccattccaatgcccaatcaCGCTTTGTGTGAAGAATatttcctaatgtccagcctaAAGTTCCCCTGGTGCGGCtgaaggctgtgtcctcttgtcctgtccctgttccctgggaaaagagcccgacccccagctggctgcaccctcctgtcagggattTGTAGAGAGGTgatgaggtctcccctgagcctcctcttctccaggatcaacaaccccagctccctcagctgctcctcacaggacttgtggtCCAgtcccctcaccagccttgttgcccttctctggacacgctccagcccctccaggtcctccCTAAATTGGGGGTCCCAGAACTGGAaacagcactcgaggtgctgcccaaacagtgctcagctcctgctggcccaCACCATTCTTGATCCATAGGTGTTCCAGGGgttgtgtcatggtttgacactggcacgatgccagcgcctccatgaaaatatacctttttaaataattgctgtgagatgtgatcaggaacagagcagagcaggcccaaacttagtaacaaaggaaagaactttattaaactacttctactataaaaactacaaacactaaatcctggatgaagacttccTAAAACACTTCTcctcttcccacctaatttctaaacaaactcaacagtgagacaccacccagaatcctgatcaagttgctacccttcagatattcaaatattcaatctttcaagggagacaggagtctctcctgtgccacagactccccaggaaacacaattgccacccttgtgtttccatgtcacacatggcaactgcccggaaaaaatctgccatggtgacactctcctttccatgtcacagtgctctcaccaccgtgcatggacagactgctcacagggctcctttaaggatgctttgccatggaccaaaagagacaacagttcagtttctcattttgggactacagtctcccccattttcccctggggctgagggtccaagaacagaggtcctcttctcctcttcttcttccttgaagatagagggcttctccacaccttctccaactctcctctgttctctctactcctctgctggtaatcactgaaacaggtctcctggcacaccaacgcaccaccctaagtgcaacttctgttaggagaatttggttcagtctatggctaacaagagaagtccagccacaagccactccatcatctccttccaactcgtgaatttcttcttccatcatctcggatcccagactgtctctcttctacttcaaatcaaggaggagtaatattttacaaagccttcgtttctcaggaaagggttaaaagctcagactccctggaaggctgatatctctgcccagcagccgatccccaaggccaaggctgggcgccttcccccccctccttctcctccgcgccggcaaagttacaggtgccgtccggactctctatctcttctctctggggggggggggggaatgacaaagacatctccgcttctctccacccttccgtctacaggagctggctcggttccagtccttctacccctcggctcacctcgaccaggcctcatggcttcccctcccccacccagccccatggctgggcaggggaggtctgcacagcaccttgaccggaaccaaagagagcgagctcttgggagttcttgcttttaaccccctgtgttctcagaggcgtatccctatcttcagtggtcacttcaggtgccaatatccaaacttgaccactgattagtttgacccaacttcctgaagaaaaaaaaaaaatcacttccatgtcaaaccacgacaactTCCCACAAGTTTCTCCTGAACAAGTCCACAATACCCACTTTTGGGACACAGTGGGTCACAAATTGATAACCTTGGGAAGGTCTGGGGACACGTCTTCAGctgaatttgtgttttggagtttgcaAGTTCGATCAGCTTTACTCAagcaaagggaagtgaaggaaaagccaaataaCAAGGAATGTACCTCTGCTCTTCCTATTTCTCCCCACCCCAGTTCTGAACCCTCTTCCCCAAAACTCGATATTTTAAGGAGAGCAGACTCTGCTCACGCCCAGGGAAGCCGGCTCCCTGAGCATCTTAAAATGCCTGAGTCCCACTGTCCACAAAGTCCTGGCCAGACCGCGTGGAATTCTCCCCACCctgtctccccagcccagaaaccccgagcacgtgttggttttttggagaGCAGTGACCACCCAAATGGCTCCCAGTCCCCAGAGAGCCAAGAAAATGGAGGATGCCACGTGGCACCGCGCCCtacctggtctccttcttcccatgattcccctcagcatcccaaaaatcctttctttcccctcacgCCCCCCAATCCTCGTGacaccttcccttcccccaccttacctggcactccctcagctccgcCCCTCCCCCCAGGGGCGTCTGCCGACGTGACGTCACCAGAGATCCCCGCCCCCTGTTCCCACGGTGGCCCTGCCCCCTGTTCCCACGGTGGCCCCGCCCCTTGCCCGGGTTCCCACGGTGGGGGCTCGCCCACTGCTCGCCCCTGTAGCCACACCAGTGATCCCAATGCTTCCCgttcaagggaaaagcagcagggaactgcagagcCAATGCAGGGTCCCGATTTCTCACTCGCCCCTGTCTCATATCAGcatgcagggcaagggggaggagccacagctgctaattggaaagcttttgcacagcaattaataataagagagatttgcaaaacacaccAACAGTATGGCCCACAGAGTCCATGCTTCTGTGGCCTTTTAAAGGCCAAACTGGGTAGGACTGTGCTAGTCccacatgatttaaaacagctttttttgtgCCTCATGAcctctacagaattcaaactatgggaagtggcatggaaacaactgctgaaagaggccctcccagacttgcatgctgatccaaacacagcaaaggatgccaGTGGCGTGCCAATTACCATCGAGCATCTCTCCGGTGAGGGCCAGTGGTCTCtggccccagtccaagctgcagtaatccctgtggtagtccttgagagagtcagagatgcagctgaaaaagccttctttgcccttcaacCTGACGGCCCTCTCGAGCCATATAGTACGATCAcacagctaccatcagagccttttttgaaattggtggaaaggttaactagagctattgaaatccaagttaggaaagaaaatgcaagggaagaagttttagaggaaatggcatttgcaaatgcaaatgaACAGTGTCGAGCTGTGATTTTAAGTTTACCTTTAGAACCCCCCCACACTAAAAGATGTGCTTCTAGTTTGtaacaggaaagtgcctctgaggagtgtggctcaggacaccagaccaaagctgctgccaaggccaccacagagagtcgccgttgccagcccagtgcccgttccatcagcacagtggcacactgggcagcagcgaggaccagcaatggttgaccccacaaagccacgcctgctttgtaagaaccttgggcactgggttaaccagtgtcccctgaaaaTGCAAttggaggaatttaaaaatagcaggggtGGAGAACTACAAGTGCTCCCAGGgagtcaacaacaacaaaaaaaacctaaaaggggttctgtggttctgtgcaagcacggggctctggcacctctggacctcagagcctgctgtgacctcagcctgctgtgaccccagagcctgctgtgacctcatggccttagctgcacccccagagtgtacccccatctGTACCAATggactgccctgactgtaaatgtttggcttgatccaagatcattcctcagcaattcctttcttttgcctgctgacTTTGACTGTGAccctgtcgccctgatttcttaggattttctaaagccttctgaatttacattcttgtagagagctttctcacgcaactttctgtaaacaacctattgttttgcattctttcatagaggcggagaaatttgatagactggtagtttgtccagtgtcgttggagaggtggcacgttcaccttccaatccactggcaccttttgagaactataaatgattggagtcagaaaaaataaattcgtctcttcatggtgaccaaagctgtggtgcgtcgtttttccttgtgtcctctggtgacatctggtggCCGCCGGCGCGTACTACAGCTTAGGTCGGGTGAGAGTGAGCTTATcccccctcctctttggcgttttgcctgctgtgttagttgtgaaaaatgcatattttatgattggcttttcgcaaatattaaattgaatactatatgtattatgttatattaattagaagtgctgtattaacattttaatagtatggcatatgtagttttgtagttaaaatagaacctatgtattgtggggtgtttttttactaactcaagcaagagatgagataatgaagaaactcttcacacagagatgacaatgatgggggcccataaagaattactgcctccttatcggaaaagacaaatattcttccaccttctctccgtctttatggaaccaccaggattaagggcaagaagttgacaaaaagcagaaaagttccttatttgcaaggaatttatgcatcatgtatgagatgtatgaatatgcaacaggctactgcttttaaagattattcctttgttcacaaggcatgcttatcgggcttaagtgcccgagagcatccggacatccgtaattctttgctttttattgtcttgtaattgtcctaactctaaattttcattactctaattgtattactatttttataaccattttattattattaaacttttaaaattttaaaaaccaagtgattggcgtttataacaatctacaatatgctaaaaattgtaaaacctaaacttctcatccatgtgacatactaaactacactctccaatccctaaaatccctaaatgccTGTTGCCCCTGGGGGATGCTATGTTGgtattctccttcctcagccccggggatgctccgctggttgccctggtcctcccagttccatcgTCCTCGTTCCATGGCGATGCCCCGCCGCTCTCGGTGCTCACTGccccatgggatgctctggcggggtcctcccccctctc is a genomic window containing:
- the LOC137466920 gene encoding olfactory receptor 14A16-like, yielding MSNSSSISHFLLLALTDTRQLQLLHFCLFLGISLAALLGNGLIISAVACGHHLHTPMFFFLLNLALSDLGSICTTVPKAMHNSLWDTSTISYTGCAAQVFLIFFFLGAELSLLTIMCYDRYVSICKPLHYGTLLGSRACAHMAAAAWASAFLNALLHTANTFSLPLCHGNALGQFFCEIPQILKLSCSKSYLRELGLIAVSACLGLGCFVFIVFSYVQIFRAVLRIPSEQGRHKAFSTCLPHLAVVSLFLSTAVFAYLKPSSLSSPSLDLALSVLYLVLPPSLNPLIYSLRNQELKAAVWRLMTGWFQGH